Part of the Numida meleagris isolate 19003 breed g44 Domestic line chromosome 26, NumMel1.0, whole genome shotgun sequence genome is shown below.
TCATCGCCCGTCAGGGAGCCAATAGGATGCCGCGCTGAGGGAAGCACCGCCTACCGGGCACACCCCAGCCTGGGGGCGGGCAGCGCACAGCGCCCCCACGTGGTGGAGGACTGGGGCACGGGGAGCAGGGGGAgggcagcgggggggggggttcGAGGCGGGGAAAGGAGCTGGGCGGCGCGGGGTTTGCCTCTGGCGACCAAATTTATTGAGCAAGAAAAGCTCCCGGCTGCCTCCACACCGGCCAACCGGTTACAGGTAATTAGAACAGATCTGTCACAATCCAGAAAACAACCGTGGGCAGTTAGTTACaactaaaaaataaagtggatctgttttaatttaaaagctcAAAAATAACAAGccatatgttttgttttgttttgttttttttttaaacgcgGTAAACACGAAAGCAATATAATCTATGATACAATGTACACTATACACAAGTGGGGGTGTGGGGGGAGCGCATAAAGGAGATTAAAGTCCCAAGATTCAAAGGGAAACGCCACGTCACTTGGAAACAGAAAGGGACGAGAAAGAAATtgtcagaatgaaaaaaaaccttcattgCTGGGAAAGAAATGCGGGAGAAAAACGGGAGAGGGGGAGGGCAGGGTCCGAGGAGGGAGCAATTAAATAAAGACGGGAAGAAAAGCACTCACCATACACAGTGTTCGTAATCAGGGGCGGGGAGCGTAAGGCAACGATCTCCATAGAAAAAAAGGGACCTTCCAAAGGGGTTTATATAGATATTTATAACTATTTatagattttaaatataaagtaGGAATGTGCTGTGGAGGCGCTCTCGGCCCGCCCGCACCGGAGGGTGCAGCCCCCGCTGTGCCAACCCCTGCGTGCCCGCTGCGCCGGGGCCGCGCCGGGTGCTTCGCCCCACGGCTCCACGAGGGGATCGGCCCCACTGCGAGGGCTGCTTCAGCACGAGGCCCGCACGGTGGCAGGGGACGTCCCCGAGGGCCGTGCTGGAGGGGACACGGCCTCCCTCAGAGGGTTGCCGGGGAGGCTGGAGTGCTGCGAGGGCGGCGGGGTGCCAGGTCGGTGCCCGGCGGCTCCTCACCGCGGCCCCCACGGGGTTTGTTCAAGCGGTGGCTCCCGGCCCTACAAGTTCTTGGTGATCAGGTGGGTTTTATAGTGCTTCGTCAGGTGGTCGCTCCGCATGAAGCGCTTCTGGCACTGCGCGCACTCGAATCGCTTGTcacctgcagggagagcagcaggcgTCAGGGCCGGGGGACCTCGGGGACACTGTCACACCCACAGCCCCTTAGCACCCACAGTCACGGCTGCAGGGAcctcccagggaggtggtggcatGCCCACGCCAGGTCCCTTCTGCAGCCCCACCTGTCACCACGGTCACCTTGAGAGAGCCCAAAGGTGGCAGAAAGCCCCTCAGCATTCCAATCCCTTCCCTCTACCACACTGCAAGGACAATTGGTGGTGGCCTGAGACCACCCCAGTCCTCGGGGCCTTGCAGGGCACAGGCCACGATTTGGGGGCCGCGCTGGGAGCGAATGGGGGGGGGACACATACGGGGCCACAGACCTGTGTGCGTGCGCGCGTGCCGCTGCAGCTCGTCGCTGCGTGTGAAGCGCTTCCCGCAGAAGACCCAGTTGCAGACAAAAGGACGTTCGCCCGTGTGCAAGCGCACGTGAGCACGCAGCAGTGAGGTCTTGCGGAAGGTCCGCCCGCACTCGGGGATGTGGCAGATGTGCTTCTTCTTCCCTTGGTCCCCCGGCCTGGTGGGGGATGCAACGGGGCAGGTGTGAGCCCTGCGATGGGCACTGACCCCCCCCCGGAGctgcccccccctcccctccgcACTCTGCTCACCTCTTCTCCCCGTCCTTGCAGTTGGGGCAGGTGCACGCCATGCGCCGTCGCTTTTCCCCCGGCTGCATCTCTCCAGACAGTGCTTGCTCCATCTGGAGCTGGATCTGGGTCGGGCTCAGGCCACTGATGGTCAGATTGTTGCCAGAGACGTTCTGCAcagtcagctgctgctggcctggggAGGGAAACTGGGAGTCAGGTTCTGCCCTGCATGCCCCCACGCCCGAGGGGCTGAGCGTGCCTCCATGCTGCGTGCAATGAAGCCCTGTGGAGGCGGCTGGCCAGGGGAAAGACCACGCGTGCAGGACGGGACGGACCCCAGCCGGGCACCCCGGGTCTCAGCGCCCCAGCCCCACATGCAGCATTGCCACGGCCCCGCCGCTACATGCTGGCCCCAAGTGGGGTTGGTaagtccctttttttttctgaatatactGTGCGGTTTTTCAAAGTTTTTGGTTTGACCCTTCGGGGTGGGGAAATGAccaaagaggaaacaaaaaagaaactttgAAAAAACGTGCAATAtattgaccaaaaaaaaaatgggacttACCCCGGACCCTAAGGGCCGTTCCACGCTCGGGCGCTCACGGAGGCGGCAGCCTGGGCCTTGCACAGCACCCGGGCAGCCGTGATGGGGGCTGGAAAGAAGAAGACGGGGTCAGCGTCAGCAAGCTCAGGGGGCAGCAggcaaggagaaggaggaggaggagaaggaggagtgGGATCTGATGGATGAGCAAAGAGGGGGTCATTGCAGAGAGGGGATACAGGCAGAGCAAAGGTGTCAGAGCAACAATGGGAGGGAAAGTGCTAAGCCTAGGGTCAGGGCAGCTCTCTGACAGCATGGTGATACACGCAGGCCCTTGTGAGGCCAGCACGTCCTTGAGAAAACCAGGCTCAGCCTCCACTCGTGGAGCCAGCAGGTCCTACCAGTCCCCTCACAGCCAGGGTTCAGCACGGCCCGGCCAACCTTGTGGCACGGTGCGGGGAGCGGCGCAGACAGCAGCGCTATCTGCCTGTGCCATCTCCTGACACTCATCACAAAGCAGCAATTAAAAACCCCCTTAAAAGCTACCCCAGTGATGACAGCGGTCCACTGCGGACTACTAAACCACACCGGACCACGTTTTATGCTGACGTCGTTTAGTCGAGCAAGAAAGAACAGCTTCCAACTGCAAAACCCAGTCGGGACTCCTGCTGGTTCTTGCTGGGAGAGAAACCACGGAACGCCAGCAGGTCTTTCTGGATCACAAAGCAGATAAACTTCCCTCAGACCTAACTTCCTCCCCTCGGCTCCCTGCAGTTTGCTAGCGCAAGGAGGACGGAGCTGCCATGGGGACgtgcagctcctggcaggagATGGGAACTGAAGTGTGCTGGGGCTGTCTGTGGCTCACAGGCCTGGGGCTGTGTCTGGTTATTTTCCATTTAGGAAAGACATTTGCTCCACAGAGGAGCTGGGTTAGTTCTGAGGGAGTGGTGATGCCTCATGACAGCCTGCATGCATGAAGGCACCTCTCCTGGTTTGGCTATGGGTAACGCTAGCAGCAGCATCCCATGGGATGCAAGATGCAAGGAGAGGTGTCTCCTGACGACACGCAACTCATCCCTGTGTGCAGCTCACAGCCcctgcacagagctcaggaGCAAACAGAGTCAGGCAGGGCCCCCAAGCAAACACATCAGGGGAAATTTGGGTTAGATGCTGGgcagaaatttttcactcagagggcacTGAGGCcgtggcacagctgcccagagaagtggggatgccccatccttgaaggtgctccaggccaggctggatggggccctgggcagcctgacctgctgGGGTGCCACCaggcaggggagttggaactaatgatctttaaggtcccttccaacccaagccattctatgattccacgtCCTGCAGCTCAGCGTGACGTGCAGCCCAATGCTGCAGGTGAGCTGTCTGCGCTAACTGCTGTCCCTGACACAGCCAACGAGCAGAGCAGCCAAAGAGCCACCCCACGAAACACGCAGGGCCTCCTGCAGCGAAGAGAGCTGGGGAAGCTGTTGCCATTTAACACCCAGCAATATCCAGCCTCGGGATACGAGGGATCTGTTTACAAAGCTGCCATATCCCAGCCGCAAAGAGCGCAGCTAGAGGGGGGCTGCCTGTCCTCCACATCCACACCCCCCCTGCCCGCCGCGGCGCAGCACGCAGCCCACCTCCAGCATTGGTGATGGTGACAGGCACGCCCTGGACCTGCACTCCGTTGATGTTGATGGTCTGCATGGCCTGTGCCGCCGCTGCCAGCTGGGCCGCGCTCAAGCTGATGACGCCTCCGGCGGGCGCGATCTTTGGCAGCGGGCGCTCCTTGCGTGCGGTTGGTTTCTTGCTGCTGGACACCGTGCCAGAGTTGCGGGACACGGGGCTGCTGCAAGAGGTGCTGGACGGAGCCACCGTCACGGCTGGGGCTTCCTGGAGCAGCACTGTTTGCAGTTCACCCGACGGTGTTTTGAAGTAGACCTgacaggagggagagaagaagaatGAGACTGGTTGAAGCCAGCAGGGTAGGGCCCTCTCCACTGCGACAGCTGCCCAGAAATCCAGAAACGTGGGCCTGCAGGAAGCCACAGAGAAGCTGCCCACGCCTCTTAAGACACTGGGCCTCCTGCAGACTGGTCCTGGCCTCACACAGCGGCAAAGGGCTGCTTCGGCTTTGCAGCCTGGTTTCCAAAGGTAACACCAGCAACagtcctgcagcctgctcccccacctcccccgACTTCTCAAGCTTCTGACAGGCAGGATAATtccagcctgagctggtagCACAGCGGAGCTTTCAAAAACACAGCGCTCCTAAAAGTcctgtgaaaagcagcagccagggagAGGCTTATTAAAGCCCCGATGAGGGAGCAGCTGCACTCCCAATCCTTCTTAGGCATCAGAGAATCCACACAAACGATGCCTGAACCTGATGCCAATGTGGGGATGTGTCTCAAaaaattcttcagctttttgAAGCCCAAGGAAGGGCTTGGAGTAGAACCAGGGCAGAGAGACATCACAGCAGATGATGTACCTGCGTAGGAGTGGGCTCTGTCGTCTGGATCTGGATGTTCTGGGAAGACTTCTGGGGGACGGTGGGGAGCGTGGCCGAGGCGGCCTGGACCACGCGCAGGGCTTGCTGAGGGATCTGCACCACCTGAGACTCCTGCTTGGGCTGCACCACCTGCACCTGCTGCACCAcggcaggctgcccagagcccgGGCTCTGCACGATGAGCAGGTTGTTCCCCGCCTGGATGATGTTCTCCGCCGTCGTCTCTATCAACACTGTCTCCACCTGCTCGGCCACAGCCACGGTGGAGGGCTGGCTGGGTGACATGGCTTTCTTTCGAGTCTTTTTGCCGGGCTTTGAGGGGCTCTCTGCAATGACCTGAGCCTGCGTGCCTGACTCTGAGGTGTTCACCAGGTTGTTCACGGGCAGGGTGAGAGTCACGTTGCTGCCACCGGTTAATTTGACCACGTTGCTTGAGCCCTGCACTGGTGAAGCTCCGCTTTTCTGCGCCGGTGCTGGCTTGATGGGCACGGGCTTGTGAGAAGATGAGGATGGGGTGAGGATGGCCTGATTTGTGCCCGGAATAATTTGGATCTGGTTGGTGAGGTTGGGCTGGACTTGGATGGTCTGTCCCCCCGCGGCCTGGATCTGGGGCACCGCCTGGTACTGGATGTTTGCAGATGAGCGGGTCCCTTTGCTGATGACAGTTGGGTTCTGAATGGCAAAAACCAGCTGCCCCCCGGGGTAGGAGGTGCCAACCTGGGAGCCCTGGATCTGGAAGAGATTCCCTTTCGACGACAGGATCCCGAAGCTGTTCTTACCAGAGCCcagagggagaggagcaggtTTGATGGGGACAAGTTTGCGAGGCGTTGGCTGAGGAGGGGCAGGAGGAGTCACGGCGGCTTCCACTGCTGGGGGACCAATTTTGCTACATGTTGCTGCGAGGAGGGCGAGCGGAGACGGCTGGGAGTCCTGGGAACCAGGAAGGAGACAGGCACCTCAGAGACAGGGTCTTAAGCCAAACAGGACTGAGATTGAGTCAGAGAGGGAAAGGGTACATGCTATCGAAAGTAACTCAGTCCATGCCAATTAAACACTGCTTATTAAGTGAGCTACTTAATTACCCACATCACGTGTGCCTTTAGCTCACCCCAGTCACACTACTTTTAGCCATCACGATGCTGGCTGCCTTTTAATCCCGTGTCTATGTTCTTACAATCTCCATAAAGCTGCAGACGCCCTTCAAGTCTGCTGCTACTCACACCCATTACACACACCCTGGAGTGTTTCACGCGGTTTTAATCCCAAGACCACCTTGTGAAATCAGTTGCTAACATGACCCAAGAGGTCcttaaggaaaacacagcactgccaggagCAACAACACTGGCAGGAGTGAGCACCGGAGCTGGGAACGTGTCCAGAGCGCAGCTCCCCAGCCTGTCTTGCAAGCAGAGCTCCTCCTGTAGGGCACGCTGCCGGCAGGCCCACACCTGGGGCACAGCCCCTGGTCCGGGGGGAGCTCACACCGCCCCGCGCTCACCTGGGCAGTGGAGGCGGCCGGCTGCAGGTATTCGCTGGGGCTGACGGCAGCAGTCGCAGCCATGCTGTCACTCGATCTGCaaggaggaagcagaaagaCAGGAGTGAGGTCGGCAGCGAGAGCGGAGACCACCACTGCTCGGGGCTCTCCCAGATGTGGAACATCGTGTGccttcagcaggagctggatAAGGGGCTAGAGAAGCCTCACCCTCTCACCACTTTCTCCCCACACCTTCGTTTGACCTTTGCTGGCCACTGAAGGGAAAGGCCAGTAGCAGCGAGTGGCTGACAACAGGGCACAGTGCAGGCAGCTCAAGGGCCTTGCTGCCATCCCTGCACAGCCGtgggctgaggctgctgccctgcagagccccacaCGAGCCCCTGCCATAGGGGCAGTGGCTTCCAGTCCCCAGCCCACGCCGTCTCCCTGTCGCTTGTTTTTCTGACGTTGGGAATCTCAAAGGACGGAGTTTTGGTACAGACTCCTGTTTTTCCAAGCTGGAAAAACATTGTTTCAATTATCTGGGTATGTTGTTGGTGCTGAATGTTTGCAAGTCATTATGTAATTAAAAGGTCATTTGGGGGAACAGCAAAGCTGCTGGCAGCGGGACCTGGGGAGGCTGAGAAAAGCCACAGGCGAGCCAGGAGAgcgcagcagcaggcagcacgcCACAGGCAGCGCCGAGctcagggaaaggagaagggcaCAACGACAGCAAGGAGCCCGACAGCTCAAGGGCCTCGAGGATGgctgggctgtgtggggctgggacatCCTGGGAgcctctccctgccctgtgGCTTTGCTTCCATCCTCAAGGATGTGGAGAGAGCgcacagcctctgctgctcagcacgTCTGCTGCCCTGAGTGCAGCTCGGCATGCCAGCACAGCAGCGACAATGGTTTCCTTTCAAAGGCTTCATGCAGCAAAGCCAGGGGCACAGACTCCTAAATCCTCACTATTTGTCACATCTTTTCTTCTAGGCTAGAAAGACATTTCATCCACGACGCATCCTTTGGCAAATCTCCCGCTCACCCCCATCCAGCAGCCACTGAATGGTTCAATAGCTTGATAATATTTGCCTAAAGAAGGTGCCAGGGAAAACTTGTCCAAGCTCAGACTTCCTTTATTACCACTGCTGGCAATGCCCTGACTTCAATGGGGAATTAAGGCC
Proteins encoded:
- the SP2 gene encoding transcription factor Sp2, yielding MAATAAVSPSEYLQPAASTAQDSQPSPLALLAATCSKIGPPAVEAAVTPPAPPQPTPRKLVPIKPAPLPLGSGKNSFGILSSKGNLFQIQGSQVGTSYPGGQLVFAIQNPTVISKGTRSSANIQYQAVPQIQAAGGQTIQVQPNLTNQIQIIPGTNQAILTPSSSSHKPVPIKPAPAQKSGASPVQGSSNVVKLTGGSNVTLTLPVNNLVNTSESGTQAQVIAESPSKPGKKTRKKAMSPSQPSTVAVAEQVETVLIETTAENIIQAGNNLLIVQSPGSGQPAVVQQVQVVQPKQESQVVQIPQQALRVVQAASATLPTVPQKSSQNIQIQTTEPTPTQVYFKTPSGELQTVLLQEAPAVTVAPSSTSCSSPVSRNSGTVSSSKKPTARKERPLPKIAPAGGVISLSAAQLAAAAQAMQTININGVQVQGVPVTITNAGGQQQLTVQNVSGNNLTISGLSPTQIQLQMEQALSGEMQPGEKRRRMACTCPNCKDGEKRPGDQGKKKHICHIPECGRTFRKTSLLRAHVRLHTGERPFVCNWVFCGKRFTRSDELQRHARTHTGDKRFECAQCQKRFMRSDHLTKHYKTHLITKNL